Below is a window of Cytophaga hutchinsonii ATCC 33406 DNA.
ATGATACCAGTAAATACAGTCAAAAAATGGTTATACAATAAGTCGAATCAAAAAAGCTTTCGTAATGAAACGAAAGCTTTTTTGATTCGCGCTGAATAAGAGTAAACTCTTATTCAAGAATGATCTAACGGTAATGGTCTTTTTCAACCAGAGGTATCATTGTTTCTGTGATAATAGCAACTGGTTGGTGACGCCCGGGAGACTTCAGTTGTGAGCGAGAGCTCCCGGCGGGCTAAACACCAACCAGGGCGGGGCTATTTACCAATCATTGTTTCTGTGATAATAGGAACTGGTTGGTGACACCCGGGAAACTTTAATTGTGAGCGAGAGCCCCCGGCGGTCTAAGCGCCAACCAGGGCGGGAGCTTGCCATTTCGCTCCTCAGATTGTACAGCTTTTTTTTTAGTTTAATTTATAAAGGCAGGGTGGTCTTCAGCCACAGATTCCGGAATAATTTTTTAGGATCATATTCCTCCGCCTGTTTTTCAATATTGAAATTCCGCTTTCCTCTTGGATCGTTTCCTACACCTGCCAGATAAGCCCAGTTACCCCAATTGCTGCACACATCGTAATCTATAAGCTGCTGTTCAAAATATGCAGCACCGTAGCGCCAATCTATGCCAAGATCATTGCATAAATAGCTCGCTGCATTTTGTCTGCCTCTGTTACTCATAAAGCCTGTATGTGTTAGCTCCAGCATGTTGGCGTCTATAAAATCATTGCCCGTTTTGCCATTGATCCACTGAGAGAGTATTGCTGTATCCTGCAGGCCGGATGCGTTAGCTGAATCTTTAATACCTGAATATAAAAAGAACTGATGTTTGTGCTTTTTCATCATAAAGCGAAAGTAATCGCGCCAGAGTAATTCGAATATCAACCAGTATGTAGATTCATTAGCGGAGAACCGGGATTCGTATTTTTTTAATTCAGTATAAATTTCTCTCGGTGACAAACATCCCAAAGCCAGCCAGGGAGAAAATTTAGTAGAATAGTCGCTGCCAATCATTCCATCTCTTGTGTTCTTATAATGTGAGATTAGCTGCGTTTCAAAAAGGTAGCTTGTCAATCGTTTGCAGCCTTCGCTTTCGCCTCCCGTAAATTTCATTACGGCTCTCGGGTCCTGTATAACTGGCTGTAGTCCTAAGCCCTTTACCGTGGGCAGGCGCAGCTGCGGCATTGCCGGAGATTTTATGTGAGCAGGTTTTTGGAAAACCGAGCGGATAGAAGATTCTTTTTCTACTTTCTTCCTGAAATTGGTGAATACTTCCGGAATATCTTTTATAGAAAACGGCAGATCCTGCGCATGGTACAACGTACTTGTACTAAAGCTTTCAAATGTGCAGCCAAGCTTCCATATTTCTTTTTCTACACGTGCTTCCGTTTGTTGTTCTTCGTAAGCTACTTCGCGCTTGGCAAAAACCTTGAAGGCTTCATATTGTTTTACGATTTTATAAAGCTCCGTTTCCGGTTTGCCTCTCACAACAATCAGTCCTGAGCCAAGTTTACGCAGGTTCGTATCCAGGTCATTCAATGACTCTAATAAAAACTGCGCTCTGAAATTTCCTGTTTTCTGAAAACCGAACGGCGTTATTTTAAAGTGATCCTCATCAAGGCAGTAAACCGGAATAATCTCGTCGCTTTGTTCTATCGCGCGAACAAGGGTTTCGTTATCGTGCAGCCGGAGGTCTGTTTTGAACCAAACAATAGAGCGTTTCATCAGAGTTCGTTTATATGTGTTAAGTAATAGTCTGCCTGCTGCAGGAGCTCAGCTTTTACATCAGGCTTCATTTTATTCCAGACATTGTACATCATCCCAATCCTTGGATTTTTAGAAAGCTTCGCCTCGTGGTTGCTGTAGAAATTCCAATACAAGCTATTAAAGGGACAGGCTTTGGCTCCAGTCTTTTTTGCTTTATCGTAATAACAGCCTTTGCAATAGTGGCTCATTTTATCAATGTAGGCCGCCGAGCTCACATAAGGCTTGGTTCCTATCAGGCCGCCATCTGCGAACTGGCTCATGCCGCGCGTATTGGTTATTTCGACCCATTCCAGCGCATCTATATAAATACCCAGGTACCATTGATCCACTTCAGCGGGATCAACACCTGCCAGCAAGGCAAAATTACCGGTGATCATCAGGCGCTGGATGTGGTGCGCGTAGGCATAGTGCAGCGATTGGTTTATGGCATTGCGCAGGCAGTTCATTTTTGTTTTCCCTGTCCAGTACCAATCGGGTAATTTATTTTTATTTTCAAGATAGTTCAGCGTGGCGAAGTCCGGCATCTTTAGCCAGTACATACCCCGCATGTATTCCCGCCAGCCAATAATCTGCCTTACAAATCCTTCCAACTGGTTATACGCAATTTTATTTTTACGCATGCTCCATTCTTCAATGGCTCTGTTAACTACCTCGAGTGGGGAAAGCAGCTTGCAATTCATTGAAAAAGACAGGCGCGAATGGTACAACGACCATTCCTCAGGAACCATAGCGTCCTGATATGTGCCAAACAACGGCAGGCATTCTTTTACAAAAAAGTCTAACAGTGCAAGGGATTGCCGGCGACTGACCGGCCAGACAAAATTTCTGGCATCGATCGTACCAATTGTTATGATGTTGGTTTTAGCTAATTCAGAAATAATACCGGTAACATCATTTGTAAAAATCATTGGCGCTACAGCTTTGTGATTTGCAGGTAATTTTTTACGGTTCTCTGCATCATAGTTCCATTGGCCGTTAAGAGGTTCTGTGCCTTGCATCAGCAGACCATGCTTTTTACGCATGTACCGGTAAAAGCTTTCCATGAGGTATACTTTTTTGCCTTTAAAAAAAGCGCCTAACTCGTTTCTCGACGTTAAAAAATGCTCGGTGTCGTAGGTAGCATGAGAAATAGAGAGCGATTTTGAATAAGCGGCAAGCAGTTGATCTACCCTGTATTCATCGGGCAACTGGTATTCAAAGTGTGTAATAGCATGTTCAGCGATGAGCCAGTCGCAGTTTTTATCAAAGCACTGCAGGTTACACGCATCAGTTAATTTAAGATAGATAACGGTATGCTTGTTTTCTTTTAATTCATTTGCAAATGTGCGCATAGTACTAAAAAAAGCGGCTACTTTCTGTATATGGTGCCAGACATAATCGGTTTCCGAACGTACCTCCATCAATACATACACCACATCTGTATTTACTTCCTTAAACCAGGAATGGTTAATATTCAGCTGATCGCCTAAAATTAAGCGCAGTGTTTTTTTTGAATCTACCAGTGCCGGAATATTATTTTTCATTTTCATTTTTTTTATTTCTGCAGGCATCACTGCAATATTTCACATCCTCCCAATTTTTTTCCCACTTCTTACGCCATGTAAACGGGCGCTCACAGACCGTACAGATTTTAGCGGGCAGGTTTTGTTTTTTAATGCCTTTCATCACACGTTTTAAATGATACGTTCATTCATTGTCGTTTAAATCCCCGCATCTTTTCTGCTGCATGCCTGCGTATTGTTTCCAGATCGGGATAATGCTTTCCAAGTTCGCAGGAATAAAGCCGTTGTGCATCGCCTGTCATTTTCCAGGGAACAGAAAATGATTCGTGTACAAACCGCGAATGCCTGGTATCACTGTTATTGTAAGTCATCATCGATGGTTCAAAAAAATAAACTAAAAGTACCGGTACGTTTTGTTGCCGGTCATTATAAAGCGGTTCGTGATCTGTAAATCGCAAATCACGTTTGAACCAGACAATATTTACAGAAACCTTATTCAAGAGGCATGAAATTAACAGGCGTTAGTTCCTGACCGGGTTTTGCATAGCTTAATCGTTCCAGCCGTTGTGTTTTGTGATAACTGTCCAAACCCGAACAGGTAATCGTATTCGCTTTTTCCAGATCAAGGAATGCATCTTCGAGCAGACAGTCCGTTGGAAAATAGAGGTGCAGTATTTGCCCGATGATTAAAATGGTGCCGTTGATGGCAAGGTCTATGCGTTCTTTAAATTGCACACCAAGCTGCACAGCACTTTCGCTGACATAGGGCGCTGCAAAGTCATTTTTATAAACGGCTGTTAATCCTGCCGCATCAAATTCAGACTGTTCTTTCGGATACCTGGCTGATGTTTGATGGGCTTGCCGATAGATCTGTTCATTGAGGTGATTGATGGTGTAAACGCCTGTTTCGAGAATATTTGACAAGGTATGCCGCTCAGCAGAGTCCGGCCTCACAATAAAGGCAATGAGCGGCGGAGAAGCACCGATATGAACAATAGAACTGAAGGGCGCTACATTGGTCCGGCCTTCCGGATCAACGGAGCCAATTAAACAAATACTTTTAAAGCCACCTGTTGAATTAACCAGATTGGCCCGCTTTCGTATCTCCATGTCCATTAAATCATTCAACGACAGATGTGTTTCCATAGTAGTATTAGTTTTTTATTGTGCTCATTCCTCCGTCAATTGCAAATACCTGTCCGGTAACCCATGCCGATTCTTCAGACAATAAGAATGCGATGGCATTGGCAACATCCGTAGGTTTACCGATCTGGCGCAGCGGGTTGCGCTTTTGCATGTTTTCAAGCTTATCGGGTGTATGTATGAATGTATTGCCAAGCGGAGTATCCAGCAAAG
It encodes the following:
- a CDS encoding DASH family cryptochrome; amino-acid sequence: MKRSIVWFKTDLRLHDNETLVRAIEQSDEIIPVYCLDEDHFKITPFGFQKTGNFRAQFLLESLNDLDTNLRKLGSGLIVVRGKPETELYKIVKQYEAFKVFAKREVAYEEQQTEARVEKEIWKLGCTFESFSTSTLYHAQDLPFSIKDIPEVFTNFRKKVEKESSIRSVFQKPAHIKSPAMPQLRLPTVKGLGLQPVIQDPRAVMKFTGGESEGCKRLTSYLFETQLISHYKNTRDGMIGSDYSTKFSPWLALGCLSPREIYTELKKYESRFSANESTYWLIFELLWRDYFRFMMKKHKHQFFLYSGIKDSANASGLQDTAILSQWINGKTGNDFIDANMLELTHTGFMSNRGRQNAASYLCNDLGIDWRYGAAYFEQQLIDYDVCSNWGNWAYLAGVGNDPRGKRNFNIEKQAEEYDPKKLFRNLWLKTTLPL
- a CDS encoding cryptochrome/photolyase family protein; translation: MKNNIPALVDSKKTLRLILGDQLNINHSWFKEVNTDVVYVLMEVRSETDYVWHHIQKVAAFFSTMRTFANELKENKHTVIYLKLTDACNLQCFDKNCDWLIAEHAITHFEYQLPDEYRVDQLLAAYSKSLSISHATYDTEHFLTSRNELGAFFKGKKVYLMESFYRYMRKKHGLLMQGTEPLNGQWNYDAENRKKLPANHKAVAPMIFTNDVTGIISELAKTNIITIGTIDARNFVWPVSRRQSLALLDFFVKECLPLFGTYQDAMVPEEWSLYHSRLSFSMNCKLLSPLEVVNRAIEEWSMRKNKIAYNQLEGFVRQIIGWREYMRGMYWLKMPDFATLNYLENKNKLPDWYWTGKTKMNCLRNAINQSLHYAYAHHIQRLMITGNFALLAGVDPAEVDQWYLGIYIDALEWVEITNTRGMSQFADGGLIGTKPYVSSAAYIDKMSHYCKGCYYDKAKKTGAKACPFNSLYWNFYSNHEAKLSKNPRIGMMYNVWNKMKPDVKAELLQQADYYLTHINEL
- a CDS encoding DUF2256 domain-containing protein; translated protein: MKGIKKQNLPAKICTVCERPFTWRKKWEKNWEDVKYCSDACRNKKNENEK
- a CDS encoding deoxyribodipyrimidine photo-lyase, giving the protein MNKVSVNIVWFKRDLRFTDHEPLYNDRQQNVPVLLVYFFEPSMMTYNNSDTRHSRFVHESFSVPWKMTGDAQRLYSCELGKHYPDLETIRRHAAEKMRGFKRQ
- a CDS encoding flavin reductase family protein, whose protein sequence is METHLSLNDLMDMEIRKRANLVNSTGGFKSICLIGSVDPEGRTNVAPFSSIVHIGASPPLIAFIVRPDSAERHTLSNILETGVYTINHLNEQIYRQAHQTSARYPKEQSEFDAAGLTAVYKNDFAAPYVSESAVQLGVQFKERIDLAINGTILIIGQILHLYFPTDCLLEDAFLDLEKANTITCSGLDSYHKTQRLERLSYAKPGQELTPVNFMPLE